In a genomic window of Physeter macrocephalus isolate SW-GA chromosome 14, ASM283717v5, whole genome shotgun sequence:
- the GHRH gene encoding somatoliberin has translation MLLWVFFLVTLTLSSGSHGSPPSQPLRMPRYADAIFTERYRKVLGQLSARKLLQDIMSRQQGERHQEQGAKVRLGRQVDSVWADQKHMALENILVTLLQEHRNSQG, from the exons ATGCTGCTCTGGGTGTTCTTCCTCGTGACCCTCACCCTCAGCAGCGGCTCCCACGGCTCCccgccctcccagcccctcag GATGCCAAGGTACGCAGACGCCATCTTCACCGAAAGGTACCGGAAGGTGCTGGGCCAGCTGTCTGCCCGCAAGCTTCTCCAGGACATCATGAGCAGGCAGCAGGG AGAGAGACACCAGGAGCAAGGAGCAAAGGTACGGCTTGGCCGTCAGGTGGACAGCGTGTGGGCAGACCAAAAGCATATGGCACTGGAGAACATCCTGGTGACCCTGCTGCAGGAGCACAG GAATTCCCAAGGATGA